The Methanosphaera sp. BMS genome contains a region encoding:
- the ltrA gene encoding group II intron reverse transcriptase/maturase — protein MSQISDEENCANINLCQSTELDKLDSEWSNIKWNYVSRSIYKIQQRIIRAEESGDYRRVRSHCRLLLNDNRTLLWAIRVVTQINSGKRTAGVDSEIVMTNAERMKLFYQLKDCKINLHRPRPVCRIYIPKKNGKLRPLGIPTIRDRVFQMVCKIALEPIWEHHFEANSYGFRPCRGASDAIAKIHSHVRGFNRPWIFEGDFKSCFDTLDHDYIMEQVRYFPASKTISLWLKAGYLDDNVFYKSDSGTPQGGIISPLLANIALHGMEEALDIKYTRIRRKDGSYTYSNVSKYVMVRYADDFVILCRTKEDACKVPKLLNSYLEKRGLTLAEDKTRITHIDNGFDFLGINIKSYFSRNRKVVLTKPSKSSIVSFKDKARRIFIKAYGGDIESFIDSLNNLIIGTAYYWRMTAAERTFEKMDWFIIYRIIRLLKRLYPKKSHKWIKGKHFKPCRDKTIKDKYLFTNPETGNQLKRMSWIHIKYAWCIKYKATPYKSEFNEYFERFKFKNNYQCLYGI, from the coding sequence ATGAGTCAAATTTCAGATGAAGAAAACTGTGCAAATATTAATTTGTGTCAGTCCACGGAATTGGACAAACTCGACAGTGAATGGTCCAATATTAAATGGAACTATGTAAGTCGAAGCATATATAAGATACAACAGCGGATAATTCGTGCTGAAGAATCTGGTGACTATCGAAGAGTTCGAAGCCATTGTAGACTACTTTTAAATGATAATAGAACACTATTGTGGGCTATAAGAGTAGTTACTCAAATAAATAGTGGTAAACGTACGGCAGGAGTTGACTCTGAAATTGTCATGACAAATGCTGAGCGTATGAAACTATTTTACCAGCTTAAGGATTGTAAAATTAATCTACATAGGCCTCGGCCTGTTTGTAGGATTTATATTCCTAAAAAGAATGGTAAATTAAGACCTTTGGGTATTCCAACCATACGTGATCGTGTGTTCCAAATGGTATGTAAAATTGCCTTGGAACCTATTTGGGAGCATCATTTTGAAGCCAATAGTTATGGTTTCAGGCCTTGTAGAGGTGCTAGTGATGCTATAGCAAAGATTCACAGTCATGTACGTGGATTTAATCGTCCTTGGATATTTGAAGGTGATTTTAAATCTTGTTTTGATACTCTTGACCATGATTATATCATGGAACAAGTACGGTATTTTCCAGCCTCTAAAACCATTAGTCTCTGGTTAAAAGCAGGATACTTAGACGATAATGTATTTTATAAGTCCGATAGTGGTACACCTCAGGGGGGTATTATATCTCCGCTTCTTGCTAACATTGCATTGCATGGAATGGAGGAAGCATTAGATATTAAATACACTCGTATCCGCAGAAAAGATGGCTCGTATACATACAGTAATGTGTCTAAGTATGTTATGGTGCGTTATGCTGATGATTTTGTAATACTTTGTAGAACAAAAGAGGATGCATGTAAAGTGCCGAAACTGTTAAATTCTTACTTGGAAAAGAGGGGTTTAACTTTAGCTGAGGATAAAACTAGAATTACTCATATTGATAATGGTTTTGATTTTCTAGGAATCAATATTAAATCATATTTCAGTAGAAATAGAAAAGTGGTTCTTACAAAACCGTCAAAGAGTAGTATTGTTTCATTCAAAGATAAAGCACGGCGTATCTTTATAAAAGCTTATGGGGGAGACATAGAAAGTTTTATTGACTCCTTAAATAATCTTATAATTGGTACTGCTTATTATTGGAGAATGACAGCTGCAGAAAGAACCTTTGAAAAGATGGATTGGTTTATTATATATCGTATTATTCGTCTTCTTAAGAGATTATATCCTAAGAAGTCTCATAAGTGGATTAAAGGTAAACACTTTAAACCATGTAGGGATAAAACGATAAAAGATAAGTATTTGTTTACTAATCCTGAAACAGGTAATCAACTTAAACGTATGAGTTGGATTCATATTAAATATGCGTGGTGCATTAAATATAAAGCAACCCCGTATAAAAGTGAATTCAATGAGTACTTTGAAAGATTTAAATTTAAAAATAATTACCAATGCTTATATGGAATATAA
- a CDS encoding restriction endonuclease subunit S, which translates to MYEHIKLEEVADVTKLAGFEFSKYIEYQDKGEIIALRALNIKNNKLDLTDVKYIDNKTSEKLTRSKLYKNDILLTYTGNGWGDSVKIIENDKYHLAPNLAKITPKQINPDFLLNYMQSYGFLKQMENYLVGSSQPTIPMKFIRKIEIPHPPKDIQNKIGGILNLISKKIQINNSINNNLTTSFLFFY; encoded by the coding sequence ATGTATGAGCATATTAAACTAGAAGAAGTAGCTGATGTAACTAAACTAGCAGGTTTTGAATTCTCTAAATATATTGAATATCAGGATAAAGGTGAAATTATAGCATTACGTGCATTAAATATTAAAAATAACAAATTAGATTTAACTGATGTTAAATATATAGATAATAAAACCTCTGAAAAATTGACAAGGAGTAAATTATACAAAAATGATATTTTATTAACCTATACTGGAAATGGATGGGGAGATTCTGTAAAAATTATTGAAAATGATAAATATCATTTAGCACCTAATTTAGCTAAAATAACTCCAAAACAGATTAATCCTGATTTTTTATTAAATTATATGCAAAGTTATGGCTTTTTAAAACAAATGGAAAATTATTTAGTTGGAAGTTCACAACCAACAATACCTATGAAATTTATTAGAAAAATAGAAATACCTCATCCTCCTAAAGATATTCAAAATAAAATTGGTGGAATTCTTAATTTGATTTCTAAAAAAATTCAAATAAATAACTCCATAAACAATAATTTAACCACCTCTTTTTTATTTTTTTATTAA
- a CDS encoding CPBP family intramembrane glutamic endopeptidase, which translates to MITITIASIIEEVGWKGYCEDSIGNYMNWFWESMIFGVLWSLWHFPLLFIQGTYQAGLMVNPLYVVNFFVSGIPMEFVITWVYLESDRSILACMIFHFFVNFMQEKIAITPETKCLETIVITVLTIIIVLVKKDMFFETRHIGKLPEYTDR; encoded by the coding sequence TTGATTACCATTACGATTGCTTCAATTATTGAGGAGGTAGGATGGAAAGGATACTGTGAGGATTCAATCGGTAACTATATGAACTGGTTTTGGGAATCCATGATTTTTGGAGTACTATGGTCTTTATGGCATTTTCCATTACTCTTTATTCAGGGAACGTATCAGGCTGGACTTATGGTAAATCCTCTTTATGTGGTTAACTTTTTTGTAAGTGGAATCCCCATGGAATTTGTCATTACATGGGTCTATCTTGAAAGTGACCGTTCAATATTGGCTTGCATGATATTTCATTTCTTTGTCAATTTCATGCAGGAGAAAATAGCGATAACTCCCGAGACAAAATGCCTGGAGACGATAGTGATAACAGTGCTAACAATTATCATAGTCCTGGTTAAAAAAGACATGTTCTTTGAAACACGTCACATCGGAAAACTGCCCGAATACACCGACAGGTAG
- a CDS encoding TetR/AcrR family transcriptional regulator has protein sequence MLKIAYDMFLTQGYENTRVDQIIEKAQIAKGTYYYYFQSKEQMLEEVIDMMIDDETEMAKQIILMDIPVPQKIVGIITSMKPTEEEQPIKNTLFQQENVLMHYRVRKKLIDVLIPLLSEVVDEGVTEGIFECDNIAERVKMLLIISDGMFNEGTFTENDIYVFIEMTEKLFGAEKGTMNFIYNLIDKSDMEVVE, from the coding sequence TTGTTAAAGATTGCCTATGATATGTTTCTTACACAAGGATATGAAAATACCCGAGTTGACCAGATTATAGAAAAAGCACAAATAGCTAAAGGCACTTACTACTACTATTTTCAAAGTAAAGAGCAGATGCTCGAAGAAGTCATAGACATGATGATTGATGATGAGACCGAAATGGCAAAGCAGATTATCCTAATGGACATACCAGTACCGCAAAAAATAGTTGGAATAATCACATCAATGAAACCTACCGAAGAAGAACAGCCAATAAAAAACACCCTCTTCCAACAGGAAAATGTGTTAATGCATTATAGGGTCAGAAAAAAATTAATCGACGTTCTTATTCCGCTTTTATCTGAAGTTGTGGATGAAGGAGTAACTGAAGGCATATTTGAATGCGACAATATAGCCGAACGTGTTAAGATGCTGCTTATCATCAGCGATGGCATGTTTAATGAGGGTACATTTACCGAAAATGATATTTACGTCTTTATAGAAATGACTGAAAAACTTTTTGGAGCAGAAAAAGGAACGATGAATTTCATTTATAATCTGATTGATAAGAGCGATATGGAGGTGGTCGAATGA